The following are encoded together in the Propionispora hippei DSM 15287 genome:
- a CDS encoding bifunctional 4-hydroxy-3-methylbut-2-enyl diphosphate reductase/30S ribosomal protein S1 has translation MKVILAEHCGFCYGVKRAVELACVCGKNAAAGQAQTLGPIIHNPQMVERLVRQGVGVAGSLEDIPAGGTVIIRSHGVGPSTYAAAEEKGLELVDATCPHVRKAQQAGRQLAGEGYQVIVIGERQHPEVKSIVAWSGEQTIVIESVQEAEKLAFFTRIGVVVQTTFAGALFQAIIAVLRTKCDEIKVNRTICNATELRQKAAMELAGKVEVMLVVGGKNSSNTTKLARLAEASGCRTYHVETAQELRQHWFNNIDVVGVTAGASTPDWLIEEVMEKMQEFEQEMQETVTKIEKGSIVTGKVIAVHKDEVFVDIGYKAEGIIPLAELAYPVPERAEAAVAVGDVLEVFVVSEETADGNVMLSKVKADHIVAWDKVLAALESKQVLTAKAVEAVKGGLVVSVLGIRGFVPASQLDLKFVEDIAVFVGQELELVPIEVDRDKNRIVLSRRAVLQTEREAKEKAVYESIQAGQVLAGTVSRLAAFGAFVDIGGVDGLIHISDLSWQRVKSPEEVVAVGDQVEVSVLKVDAAAKRISLGLKQVQKDPWFDAAAELPEGAIVKGKVSKIAKFGVFVALRTGLEGLVHISELSDHHITKPEEVVTLGQEVAVKVLGIDTKQKKISLSLSKAQEEKERAEYQDYLSNHSSMGVTIGEKLGHLFKRED, from the coding sequence ATGAAAGTTATTTTAGCTGAGCATTGTGGTTTTTGTTATGGCGTCAAGCGGGCCGTGGAACTGGCCTGCGTCTGCGGCAAAAACGCTGCGGCCGGACAGGCGCAAACACTGGGACCGATTATTCATAATCCGCAGATGGTGGAACGGTTGGTGCGGCAGGGCGTCGGAGTAGCCGGCAGTTTGGAAGATATTCCGGCTGGCGGTACTGTGATTATTCGCTCCCACGGCGTGGGGCCGTCAACTTATGCGGCGGCAGAGGAGAAGGGATTGGAGCTTGTGGATGCTACCTGCCCTCATGTGCGTAAGGCGCAGCAGGCTGGCCGGCAACTGGCCGGCGAAGGCTATCAGGTCATTGTGATCGGTGAGCGGCAGCACCCGGAAGTAAAAAGTATTGTCGCCTGGTCAGGTGAACAGACGATTGTTATAGAATCGGTCCAGGAGGCGGAGAAGCTTGCTTTTTTTACCCGGATCGGTGTAGTTGTCCAAACTACCTTTGCCGGGGCCTTGTTTCAGGCAATCATTGCAGTGCTGCGTACGAAATGCGACGAAATAAAAGTAAATCGAACTATCTGTAACGCAACCGAGTTACGGCAGAAAGCGGCTATGGAACTGGCCGGCAAAGTGGAGGTCATGCTTGTCGTGGGAGGGAAAAACAGCTCCAATACTACCAAACTGGCCCGCTTGGCGGAAGCGTCCGGCTGCAGGACTTATCACGTGGAAACAGCACAGGAGCTGAGGCAGCACTGGTTTAACAATATAGATGTGGTTGGCGTGACTGCCGGAGCATCAACACCTGACTGGCTTATAGAGGAGGTAATGGAAAAAATGCAGGAATTTGAGCAGGAAATGCAGGAAACCGTAACAAAAATTGAGAAGGGCAGTATTGTGACAGGCAAGGTAATTGCCGTACATAAGGATGAGGTGTTCGTCGATATCGGTTATAAGGCCGAAGGAATCATTCCATTGGCGGAACTGGCCTATCCGGTGCCTGAGCGGGCGGAAGCAGCCGTTGCCGTTGGTGATGTGCTGGAGGTCTTTGTTGTCAGTGAAGAAACGGCCGACGGAAATGTCATGCTGTCTAAGGTAAAAGCCGATCATATTGTAGCCTGGGATAAAGTGCTGGCAGCGCTGGAAAGCAAGCAGGTATTGACGGCTAAGGCTGTAGAGGCTGTAAAAGGCGGCTTAGTGGTAAGTGTATTAGGAATACGCGGTTTTGTGCCGGCTTCACAACTGGATTTGAAGTTTGTGGAAGATATTGCTGTCTTTGTCGGGCAGGAATTGGAGTTGGTTCCGATCGAAGTGGACCGGGATAAGAACCGGATTGTCCTTTCCCGCCGGGCAGTGCTGCAAACGGAGCGGGAAGCGAAGGAAAAGGCCGTGTACGAGTCCATTCAGGCCGGACAGGTTCTTGCCGGGACAGTTTCCCGGCTGGCTGCTTTCGGCGCCTTTGTCGATATTGGCGGTGTCGATGGGCTCATTCATATATCAGATTTGTCCTGGCAGCGGGTGAAGTCACCGGAAGAGGTTGTTGCCGTGGGAGATCAGGTTGAGGTAAGTGTCTTGAAGGTGGATGCGGCGGCCAAACGCATTTCCTTAGGTTTAAAGCAGGTACAGAAAGATCCATGGTTTGATGCGGCTGCTGAATTACCGGAAGGGGCCATTGTTAAAGGTAAGGTAAGTAAAATTGCCAAATTCGGTGTTTTTGTCGCTCTGCGAACCGGTTTGGAAGGTCTGGTGCATATTTCGGAATTGTCTGACCACCATATAACCAAGCCGGAGGAAGTTGTAACGTTGGGGCAGGAAGTAGCCGTGAAGGTTCTCGGCATTGATACGAAGCAGAAAAAGATTTCCCTCAGCCTGTCCAAGGCTCAGGAAGAGAAGGAACGGGCCGAATATCAGGATTATCTGAGCAATCATAGCTCCATGGGTGTCACCATCGGAGAAAAACTGGGACATTTATTCAAACGCGAAGACTAA
- a CDS encoding lysophospholipid acyltransferase family protein, whose translation MAVYNVLRFLFRLLFLTVFRWKVEGEENIPAYGGAIIAPNHISLWDPPLMGAALSRRIHFMAKEELFSYPVFSWIITQLKAFPVKRGAADRNAIRTAVTLLEQGELVGLFPEGTRGRNGILGPAEPGVLMIAVKANVPIIPVAIIGTNQVGRFPILFPRFIVRFGKPLTVPQGKLSREETEVQGRLVMAEIAALLGRQ comes from the coding sequence GTGGCGGTATATAATGTGTTGCGATTCCTCTTTCGCCTCCTTTTCCTGACCGTCTTTCGCTGGAAAGTGGAAGGGGAGGAAAATATCCCTGCATATGGTGGCGCAATTATTGCTCCCAATCACATCAGTTTATGGGATCCTCCGCTAATGGGGGCCGCCTTGTCACGGCGTATTCACTTTATGGCCAAGGAAGAATTATTTTCTTATCCTGTATTTAGCTGGATTATCACCCAGCTAAAGGCTTTTCCCGTCAAGCGGGGAGCGGCTGACCGCAATGCTATCCGTACGGCGGTAACCTTATTGGAACAGGGTGAACTGGTTGGCTTGTTTCCCGAAGGAACCCGTGGCAGAAACGGCATATTGGGACCGGCGGAGCCGGGAGTTCTCATGATTGCCGTTAAAGCCAATGTGCCCATTATTCCTGTTGCGATCATCGGCACCAATCAGGTAGGACGGTTTCCAATTCTTTTTCCGAGATTTATCGTACGGTTTGGCAAGCCGCTTACGGTTCCACAGGGAAAATTGAGCCGGGAAGAGACGGAAGTTCAGGGCCGGCTGGTTATGGCGGAAATTGCTGCACTGCTGGGCCGGCAGTAA
- the cmk gene encoding (d)CMP kinase yields the protein MKKLVIAIDGPAGAGKSTVAQIVARKMGYVYIDTGAMYRAVTWLALRQNLTVKDAAAVGDLAAGAVIELTYAAGKLVVLVNGEDVTGPIRTPEVTGLVAEISQILPVREAMLVLQRNMAAKGGVVMDGRDIASRVLPNADVKVFLTASIEERARRRWKELLDKGYTVDLEELKREIADRDRKDYEREYAPLIQTEDAVLVDTTAMSIEAAVDEILKICEEKSGGI from the coding sequence ATGAAAAAACTGGTCATTGCCATAGATGGGCCGGCTGGTGCGGGTAAAAGCACGGTGGCGCAGATTGTGGCAAGGAAAATGGGCTATGTGTATATTGATACCGGAGCTATGTACCGTGCGGTGACCTGGCTGGCGCTCCGGCAAAACCTGACGGTTAAGGATGCTGCGGCAGTCGGTGATTTAGCGGCGGGAGCCGTTATTGAACTAACATACGCAGCCGGCAAGCTAGTCGTCCTGGTGAACGGGGAAGACGTAACCGGCCCCATCCGGACGCCGGAAGTTACCGGTTTGGTTGCCGAAATATCGCAGATTCTGCCGGTGAGGGAAGCCATGCTGGTATTGCAGCGCAATATGGCTGCCAAGGGCGGGGTGGTTATGGATGGACGGGACATTGCCTCCCGGGTTTTGCCGAACGCCGATGTGAAGGTGTTTTTGACGGCTTCCATTGAGGAACGGGCCAGACGGCGCTGGAAGGAACTGCTGGACAAAGGCTATACGGTGGATTTGGAAGAATTGAAACGGGAAATTGCCGACAGGGATAGAAAAGACTATGAGCGGGAATATGCGCCGCTGATTCAGACGGAAGATGCCGTATTGGTCGATACGACCGCCATGTCCATTGAGGCAGCGGTTGATGAAATTTTAAAGATCTGTGAGGAAAAAAGTGGCGGTATATAA
- the aroA gene encoding 3-phosphoshikimate 1-carboxyvinyltransferase, with amino-acid sequence MQQITVKSCKALLGTTYIPGDKSVSHRSVMFAGLADTPVVIRNFLYAADCCSTVSCMEALGVQVERRADGELCVQGNGLHGLKEPISVLDAGNSGTTLRLMTGILACQPFFSVFSGDASLTKRPMARVIKPLSQMGCTIVGRQQSKYIPMALVPSAQIQGIDYTMPVASAQVKSAVLLAGLFAKGGTSVTEPFLSRDHTERMLESFGVPVKREGLTVSVAPVDSLTAPKVIEVPGDISSAAFWLVAGTILPNSRLLLRNVGINPTRTGILDVLTAMGANISLENERFSGAEPVADLLVQSAQLRGTEIKGEIIPRLIDEIPVLAVAALFAQGKTVISGAEELRVKETDRLKAVTAELSKLGAVLEEKADGLIIEGGQSLKFGVCHSHDDHRMAMSLAIAGLAGNGVEITEPDCVRISYPDFFETLASLRVE; translated from the coding sequence ATGCAACAGATAACAGTCAAATCTTGCAAGGCCTTACTAGGTACTACGTATATTCCCGGCGATAAGTCGGTTTCGCACCGCAGTGTCATGTTTGCCGGACTGGCCGATACACCGGTGGTTATTCGCAATTTTCTTTATGCCGCAGACTGCTGTTCGACGGTTAGTTGTATGGAAGCTTTAGGAGTGCAGGTGGAGCGGCGAGCCGACGGCGAATTATGTGTTCAAGGCAACGGGCTTCATGGACTTAAAGAACCGATCAGTGTATTGGATGCAGGAAATTCCGGAACCACGCTCCGGCTGATGACCGGAATTCTGGCCTGTCAGCCGTTTTTCAGTGTGTTCAGCGGCGACGCTTCATTGACAAAACGCCCTATGGCACGGGTTATCAAGCCTTTGTCGCAAATGGGCTGTACCATTGTAGGACGTCAGCAGTCCAAATATATTCCCATGGCGCTTGTGCCGTCGGCACAGATACAGGGCATCGACTATACGATGCCTGTCGCCAGCGCGCAGGTGAAGTCGGCAGTGCTGCTGGCTGGTTTGTTTGCCAAGGGAGGCACTTCGGTCACCGAGCCCTTCCTTTCCAGGGATCATACCGAGCGGATGCTGGAGTCTTTTGGCGTGCCGGTAAAACGGGAAGGGCTTACAGTATCTGTGGCTCCTGTCGATTCGTTAACAGCGCCTAAAGTTATTGAAGTGCCCGGCGACATTAGCTCGGCGGCGTTCTGGCTGGTTGCCGGTACGATTCTGCCCAATAGCCGATTGTTGTTGCGCAATGTGGGCATCAATCCTACCAGAACAGGGATTTTGGATGTGCTGACTGCCATGGGTGCCAATATTTCACTGGAAAACGAACGGTTCAGCGGTGCCGAGCCGGTAGCCGATTTGCTAGTGCAATCGGCGCAGTTACGGGGCACGGAAATTAAAGGTGAGATCATTCCCCGGTTAATTGATGAAATACCGGTACTTGCTGTTGCAGCCTTGTTTGCCCAGGGAAAAACGGTCATCAGCGGAGCGGAAGAACTGCGGGTAAAAGAAACCGACCGCCTGAAAGCTGTTACGGCCGAGTTGAGTAAATTGGGAGCAGTGCTGGAGGAAAAAGCGGACGGACTGATTATTGAGGGCGGACAGTCTCTGAAGTTTGGTGTGTGCCATTCCCATGATGACCACCGGATGGCCATGTCGCTGGCCATAGCCGGTCTGGCCGGCAATGGTGTGGAAATTACGGAACCCGATTGTGTGAGAATATCGTATCCTGATTTCTTTGAGACGTTAGCAAGCCTGCGGGTGGAGTAA